The following proteins come from a genomic window of Fibrobacter sp.:
- a CDS encoding class I SAM-dependent methyltransferase has product MFFSKAEYIFLRLLRRFLFSDNCLVKYGTIIPLYQQNSNQYCPHLIVDRYELYARGHGLTLSGKCVLELGPGVTNSAAYELVARGSAMVYAYEPYARYDSKTDQKLLLLISEKYGVDPYRISGSVKRIESLEGLPEGGIDVILSHSVLEHVEAPYELFRALHEILDQSGIMLHHVDYRDHFFKYPFHKLLFSKKTWNRWLNPGNLPGWVLKDHLCMLREAGFNAEAYDIVRDPVNFGKVKKFISRDYDRDDPMLDVVLCSIIARKI; this is encoded by the coding sequence GTGTTTTTTTCGAAAGCAGAGTATATCTTTTTGCGTTTACTCAGGCGTTTTCTTTTCTCTGACAACTGCCTGGTGAAATATGGCACTATTATTCCTCTCTATCAGCAAAACTCCAATCAGTACTGCCCGCATTTGATTGTGGACAGATATGAGTTGTATGCCAGGGGGCATGGTTTGACTCTGAGTGGCAAGTGTGTTCTTGAACTGGGGCCTGGAGTTACCAATTCCGCTGCATATGAACTTGTTGCCAGAGGTTCTGCCATGGTATATGCATACGAGCCCTATGCCAGGTATGATTCAAAAACCGATCAAAAGCTGCTTTTATTGATTTCTGAAAAATATGGTGTCGATCCGTACAGAATTTCCGGAAGTGTAAAGAGAATCGAAAGCCTTGAAGGGTTGCCGGAGGGTGGGATAGATGTGATCCTTTCACATTCTGTATTGGAGCATGTTGAAGCACCGTATGAATTGTTCAGAGCACTGCATGAAATATTGGACCAAAGCGGAATTATGCTGCATCATGTCGATTACCGGGATCATTTTTTCAAATATCCTTTTCATAAGCTTCTTTTCTCCAAAAAGACGTGGAACAGATGGCTCAATCCGGGGAATCTTCCCGGATGGGTGCTTAAGGATCATCTCTGTATGCTCAGGGAAGCCGGTTTTAATGCTGAGGCATATGATATTGTCAGGGATCCGGTAAATTTCGGGAAAGTAAAAAAATTCATTTCAAGAGATTATGATCGTGATGATCCTATGCTGGATGTTGTCCTCTGTAGCATCATAGCGAGAAAGATATAA
- a CDS encoding glycosyltransferase family 4 protein gives MKTLVLNYEYPPIGGGGGRVSEQIAIRLGSRGHEVRVLTSRCRGIPAFEEYGNVKVKRIFSFRRKPDRCGVFGMAGYIIAGIIPAVMMCLRWKPDLIHAHFAVPSGALAYLVSILTRTPYILTAHLGDVPGCIPDQTDRLFFFFKPFTYAIWKKARAVTTVSGFVRNMALKTYDVPVVVIPNGIDLKSAQQLSCQGKKAGKPVKLVFSGRFNPQKNVLLICELLRVTRDYEWEMHFVGDGQLMADVRSKIDEYDLNDRTFFHGWVEPSEAEKISASCDILLIPSLVEGMPVAVLNGMALGLAVLGSDIEPLRDLITDGVNGFLCDVFSADSLAAKMKMLLENSEMLEEIKENNRRASENYDWERIVTMYEEVLRRSVKDSRVEL, from the coding sequence ATGAAAACACTGGTATTGAACTATGAATATCCTCCCATAGGCGGGGGAGGCGGGAGGGTATCTGAACAGATCGCAATTCGTCTTGGATCACGCGGACATGAGGTCCGGGTACTGACATCCCGATGCAGGGGAATACCTGCATTTGAAGAGTACGGAAATGTAAAAGTTAAGCGGATATTCTCATTCCGCAGAAAACCGGACAGATGCGGTGTTTTTGGAATGGCAGGGTACATTATTGCTGGGATAATTCCGGCTGTTATGATGTGCCTGAGATGGAAGCCGGATCTGATTCATGCACATTTTGCAGTGCCAAGCGGTGCCCTCGCATACCTTGTAAGCATACTGACCCGGACACCATATATCCTTACGGCTCATCTGGGGGATGTGCCCGGATGCATTCCGGATCAGACTGACAGATTATTCTTCTTTTTCAAGCCATTCACATACGCTATTTGGAAAAAAGCCCGGGCAGTTACCACTGTCAGCGGATTTGTCAGGAATATGGCCTTGAAAACCTATGATGTACCTGTTGTGGTAATTCCAAACGGCATCGATTTAAAGTCTGCTCAACAGCTTTCCTGTCAGGGAAAAAAAGCGGGAAAGCCGGTTAAACTGGTGTTCAGTGGAAGGTTCAATCCACAGAAAAATGTCCTGCTGATCTGCGAGCTGCTGAGAGTTACAAGAGATTATGAGTGGGAAATGCACTTTGTCGGTGATGGACAGTTAATGGCTGATGTCAGAAGTAAAATTGACGAATATGATTTAAATGACAGGACTTTTTTCCATGGCTGGGTTGAGCCCTCAGAAGCTGAAAAAATATCGGCATCCTGTGATATACTTCTGATACCATCGCTTGTGGAGGGGATGCCTGTAGCAGTTCTTAATGGGATGGCTCTGGGACTTGCTGTTCTTGGAAGTGATATTGAACCTCTTAGAGATTTGATAACCGATGGGGTAAATGGTTTTCTCTGTGATGTGTTCAGTGCAGATTCTCTGGCTGCCAAGATGAAAATGCTATTGGAAAACAGCGAAATGCTCGAGGAGATTAAAGAGAACAATCGACGTGCTTCAGAAAATTACGATTGGGAGAGAATTGTCACAATGTATGAGGAGGTACTGAGAAGATCGGTGAAGGATTCCAGGGTTGAGCTATGA